The Lampris incognitus isolate fLamInc1 chromosome 4, fLamInc1.hap2, whole genome shotgun sequence genome segment CACATGACATACAGCTCCTCCTCACTCGGTGGAATTTTATATGTTTGAGTTTGTGGAAATTTTTGATTTAAGAAAATACAACAAAAATTAAGCAATAagcaaatagaaataaaatgcGATCTTGCCTGCCGCTAGAGGTCACTCGTGTTAGTGGTAAAACCGGAAACGGTGGTGTTGAATAAATTCGCCGAGAAAGAAGCCAGACGAACAACAAGAAGGAAAACGTTGTCTCTGCATGTTTTTCCAAAAAAGATTATCCGAAAAGTTGTTTAAAGGCTAAATCAAAGACATCATGCCGGTCATATGTGCCGCAACGGGGTGCACCAACAAATTTATCAAAGGGTCGGACATAAGATTTTACCGGTATGTTAAGACGATCCTTAATCTGCGTTTTAATCACATGCATCCTATTTCTCCTTAATGCTCACGGTACAGCACACGTATCTTTATTAGTGTTAAGTTAATTGAAAGACATTTGATTTGGAATGACTTTTGTATTGCAGTTGCCCCTGCACTTTTACGTGCAgcacagtgatgatgatgatgatgacgatgatgatttatttcgaacatgtaaataatacagataagccattgccagtaatctgaagtgatcaacaaatccacacatcaaactcagcgaacaaatgtccgtatgcatcagattatttgttacatgttcgaaaaggagtaggaggaagtatatatattttttcctgccccttctcacctactcttaaattaattcagctacaatgcatttcaaactcaattcacACTGTACGGTATAAATTCAAATTttatgcaagttgtgctgcacaatccAAACTCAaccactgtgaacaataagaggggggggggcacaccaaaAACGCatgagagaaagaagaaaaaagaaagaaaaacgcatcctaatgtcatgtaccaagaataaacggaTCTCATTGCTACAATGCTGATCTAGCAAGGAAAACATACTTGAGGAATTGCAAAACGAAGTCATTTTTACTTGATAGAAAGGACAGTACAATCAGACAAGTCTTAATATGTTCTACTGAAAAAATGGTCACAAACCAATACTTGTCTGAGTTTACTGTCTAAAATGAACCAATGTACTACTTTATGTTTCTTTTTATTTGCTTATTTTAAACAATTGATTTATTACCATTCCCTTTTTTAAGTCTAATTTACCATTGTTAATTGTTGACAGTTTATTTGCCTCCATGGTTGATTGGGGGTAGAGAATAATGTTTTAAGTCCTTATTCTGTCATTTCAAAAGACTGCTACTTGTATGTGCACTTATTCCATATGGAAGGCTGATAGTGAAAAATACAGTAATGCTCAGTCAGATAGAGAACAGTGATGAGCCTGACTTGTGTATGCATGGTTGAAATCATACAGCTGGTCTTGCTTTAAAATCAGTGGGCACCTCATTTCATCTGAAATTTAATTTCACCTCatatctgaaggttgttgtgttgtagtcttGTTAttctcaggggtggctaaccatgtgccatggagagccctgtgtatgcaggttttcattccagtcggactccacaccaggtgatttcactgatacattcttcctctttggttgaagtgttgctaatcagtgaaatcacccggtgtggagtcgggtttgaacgaaaacctgcatacacatggctctccatggcaaatggttagccaccgctgttctgtgttaagtacactgagagccacgaaactggagtcaaattccatatatgtgcaaacctacatggccagtaaaattgattctgattctgatttccctTTATGGCAGGTTCCCTATCAGCAAACCGCAACTTGCCAACCAGTGGGTGCATAGTCTAGGCCTGAAAAATTTCATCCCAACCACCAACACCTGCCTCTGCTCAGAGCATTTCAGGCCGGACTGCTTCAGGGACTACAATGGCAAACAGTTTCTTAGAGAGGATGCGGTGCCTACTATTTTTGCCAGTGCGCAGGACTCATCAAAGGTTTGGGCTCCTACATCATGTAAAGACATGGATCATTATAATGTGTTTTTCTACCTCTCAACATAAGCAAGCGGGCCTGTTTTACATTTATGTTAAACTTATTGAAGAGTTGTCTATGAAACAGTTGCAGATTGAGCTCCGGAAAAGGGGAGTGATACCCAAGGATATGAATCCTGCAAACCGGTTTGGAACACAAGCAGAAAAAGATAGGGCAAAGGAGGCCGCTGCCAGTCAACGCAAGGACAAAAAAGGGATGATCAGGGTGAGTTGTAATGCCATCGCTGTTGCTTTTACATTATAGGAGACATTGGCACTACCCCAGACACTGTAAAAGGTGAATGAGGAAGAGCTTGTCCTTTAGCCGCTAACCTCTATTGTCATATAGTTTAGAAATTGCTTCACTTTTACTGCAGTGAGAGCTTGGAAAGAAATATTCACTGTCATAGCCTTTGTCCAAACAAAAAGAGTGTAAATATTAATGCAAtgtgtatttatgcatgctcaataatccaggtaagaaaatcaggggacgccccggtggctcacctggtagagcgtgtaccacataaggctgagtccttactgcagtggcctAGGTTCGAATCTGTCCTGGGCCCTTCGCagcatgtcatcctctctctctctgttgccttttctgtctctctctaataTCACTATCAAAGAAAggtagaaaatgccaaaaaataatctttaaaGAAAATCAGAATAAGCGGTTGGTATGAGTACATCTGACCATCCCATGAccttagagtacatctgtcaccatcttacaatgctgtgattgcaaatattcccaaatcctctttgaatagtacacacaGGCATTGAAACTTTGGTCacccatccaaaggagttgaatcaagtgcaactggacttggtatatatcagtgaagacgtttcgcctctcatccaagaggcttcctcagttcgtgcctttctgactagaccaagctagtctgactcgctggtgagccatagatatgagtggctcttttgtgtacctatATTTgaccgcgcccgtcgccatcggagctattgatttgcatttgtcctttcatctctacccaggagactcaagaagcctagcctccaa includes the following:
- the arl14ep gene encoding ARL14 effector protein isoform X2 gives rise to the protein MPVICAATGCTNKFIKGSDIRFYRFPISKPQLANQWVHSLGLKNFIPTTNTCLCSEHFRPDCFRDYNGKQFLREDAVPTIFASAQDSSKLQIELRKRGVIPKDMNPANRFGTQAEKDRAKEAAASQRKDKKGMIRGGRGGARGGKSMTSDRQSFGAKSKVYDSKGQLLSNGKDMCDCLDIDCMGCFYPCPECGSRKCGVECRCDRKWLYEQVEVEGGEIIRNKYAEVGTSHSWIHQ
- the arl14ep gene encoding ARL14 effector protein isoform X1, which gives rise to MPVICAATGCTNKFIKGSDIRFYRFPISKPQLANQWVHSLGLKNFIPTTNTCLCSEHFRPDCFRDYNGKQFLREDAVPTIFASAQDSSKLQIELRKRGVIPKDMNPANRFGTQAEKDRAKEAAASQRKDKKGMIRGGRGGARGGKSMTSDRQSFGAKSKVYDSKGQLLSNGKDMCDCLDIDCMGCFYPCPECGSRKCGVECRCDRKWLYEQVEVEGGEIIRNKYAAEVGTSHSWIHQ